A section of the Clostridium omnivorum genome encodes:
- a CDS encoding ABC transporter substrate-binding protein: protein MFFDKSKKQNVLETERTIHEKTIVKNAKDLKVVNRQKYQNLISLRLFNEAEEVLDMTKMLLKSVEDINIEMEKHGEHVNKTVQVSSEVGAFSEEVSASVEETMNEIEDTLEKAKLGQIAVNNVISSIDVVQNTVESMKNVILELEEKSNKIKGIVDTIKGIAKTTHLLSLNANIEAARAGEAGRGFSVVAGEVKKLAENSSSSADEIDFIISEITKVTDETLNIIMKGIEKVNESSCVAEDAVTAIDEMMSSVERTRNISNNIHTAVKDQADKNQFMISVIDDLVEVSEKVRNFNENISVNVDRQKASLNTLKGTITNLTEMCTNDKSEEASKTMFTLSVESPKFFDPAKITEINDTNIVQAIYMGLVRFGSSTEVIGAIARNWHLESDNVTWNFNLRKDMKFHNGRNITARDVKYSYERLLSKEVDSPNRWFLSVIKGADDFYKGRSKEVAGIVVVNDYNIKLVLDFPYSSFVNNLAHCSCSILPKECINKIETEPVGAGPFKFVKWDKINKEIILEKFQGYALGEALVDTVRLKMELENPVNSFIEGNLDYISVNGANINKIKESSYNINLAQCIGSRFITFNYRSSNPLISNKEARQAISYCIDRERIIKEALGGNEVLAKGPFPTSVLDNPNAVTYSRNVNKAKELLRRSGVTSNNLTLNINKTGSNSNFQSILAGILGENLKEIGISLKVVEINSKEYYAEENLTKCDMFIYGWLGDSGTADNFIEPLIDINNASNRSKYNNPKLMEMLSEAKKTKNPYKYKELLCKLENIMIEDATWVYLSTICTSFACQENVKGLRINPLNLIKYEDMWIE, encoded by the coding sequence ATGTTTTTTGATAAGAGTAAGAAACAGAATGTTTTAGAGACAGAAAGAACAATACATGAAAAAACTATAGTAAAAAATGCTAAGGACTTAAAAGTAGTTAATAGGCAAAAATATCAAAATTTAATATCTTTAAGATTGTTTAATGAAGCAGAAGAAGTATTGGATATGACTAAAATGCTTCTAAAATCTGTTGAAGATATAAATATTGAAATGGAAAAGCATGGGGAACATGTAAATAAAACAGTTCAGGTATCTTCTGAAGTAGGTGCTTTTTCTGAGGAAGTAAGTGCAAGTGTAGAAGAAACTATGAATGAGATTGAAGATACATTAGAAAAAGCAAAACTTGGACAAATTGCAGTTAATAATGTAATAAGTAGTATAGATGTAGTTCAAAATACAGTTGAAAGCATGAAGAATGTAATATTGGAATTAGAGGAAAAGTCTAATAAAATTAAAGGTATAGTTGATACAATAAAAGGTATAGCAAAAACTACACACCTACTTTCTCTAAATGCAAATATTGAAGCTGCTCGAGCTGGTGAAGCTGGAAGGGGATTTTCAGTAGTTGCAGGAGAGGTTAAAAAACTTGCAGAAAATAGCTCAAGTTCTGCTGATGAAATAGACTTTATTATTTCAGAAATAACGAAGGTTACTGATGAAACACTCAATATTATTATGAAAGGTATTGAGAAGGTTAATGAAAGCTCATGTGTAGCGGAAGATGCAGTAACAGCAATAGATGAAATGATGAGTTCAGTGGAAAGAACGAGAAACATATCAAACAATATACATACTGCAGTAAAGGATCAGGCTGATAAAAATCAATTTATGATATCTGTAATAGATGATTTAGTTGAAGTATCAGAAAAAGTAAGGAATTTTAATGAAAATATATCTGTTAACGTTGATAGACAAAAGGCATCATTAAATACACTAAAGGGTACAATAACTAATTTAACAGAAATGTGCACTAATGATAAAAGTGAGGAAGCTTCAAAAACTATGTTCACTTTAAGTGTAGAGAGTCCAAAGTTTTTTGACCCTGCAAAGATTACAGAAATAAACGACACAAATATTGTACAAGCTATTTATATGGGCTTAGTGAGATTTGGAAGCAGTACTGAAGTTATAGGCGCAATTGCGAGAAACTGGCACTTAGAAAGTGATAATGTAACATGGAATTTTAATTTAAGAAAAGATATGAAATTCCATAATGGAAGAAATATAACTGCCAGGGATGTAAAGTATTCCTATGAGAGATTGTTAAGTAAGGAAGTTGACTCACCAAATAGATGGTTTTTATCAGTTATAAAAGGAGCAGATGATTTTTATAAAGGGAGGAGCAAAGAAGTAGCTGGTATAGTAGTTGTTAATGACTATAATATTAAACTAGTATTAGATTTCCCATATAGTTCATTTGTTAACAATTTGGCACACTGCTCTTGTTCTATACTTCCAAAGGAATGCATAAATAAAATAGAAACTGAACCAGTAGGGGCAGGACCATTTAAATTTGTAAAATGGGATAAAATAAATAAAGAAATTATATTAGAAAAATTCCAAGGATATGCACTTGGTGAGGCTTTAGTTGATACAGTTAGACTTAAAATGGAACTTGAAAATCCTGTAAATAGCTTTATTGAAGGAAATTTAGACTATATTTCTGTTAATGGAGCAAATATAAATAAAATTAAGGAAAGCAGCTATAATATAAATTTAGCGCAGTGTATAGGTTCTAGATTCATTACATTTAACTACAGAAGCAGCAATCCGCTTATTTCTAATAAAGAAGCAAGACAAGCTATAAGCTATTGTATAGATAGAGAGAGAATTATTAAAGAAGCTTTAGGAGGCAATGAAGTACTTGCAAAAGGACCATTCCCAACTAGCGTATTAGATAATCCTAATGCAGTGACTTATAGCAGAAATGTAAATAAAGCAAAGGAATTATTAAGAAGAAGTGGAGTAACATCAAATAATTTAACTTTAAATATAAATAAAACGGGTTCAAACTCTAATTTCCAAAGCATATTAGCAGGTATCCTAGGAGAAAACTTAAAAGAGATTGGAATAAGTTTGAAGGTTGTTGAAATAAACTCCAAGGAATATTATGCAGAGGAGAATTTAACAAAGTGTGATATGTTTATATATGGATGGTTAGGTGATTCTGGAACAGCAGATAATTTTATAGAACCTCTAATTGATATTAATAATGCATCTAATAGGAGTAAATATAATAATCCAAAGCTGATGGAAATGCTAAGCGAAGCTAAGAAAACTAAAAATCCATATAAATATAAAGAACTGTTGTGTAAATTAGAAAATATAATGATTGAAGATGCTACATGGGTTTACTTGTCAACAATTTGTACTTCTTTTGCATGTCAAGAAAATGTAAAAGGATTAAGAATAAATCCATTAAATTTAATAAAGTATGAAGATATGTGGATTGAATAA